From the genome of Astyanax mexicanus isolate ESR-SI-001 chromosome 3, AstMex3_surface, whole genome shotgun sequence:
tcagtggttaaagTGCTGGTCGCATGGTTGTGAGTTCAATCAGAGATCTACAATTTAAGAAATGTGCATGCTCTGCATCAGCACACAAAGGGAAATGCTGAGGTGTTGTGTTCTCACCAGCGAGATCTTGCACCAGTCAATGTGGAACTGGGCTCTGAACTTCTTATCACAGCTGATGACAGGCTCCATCTCCTGACTGCAGCGCAGCTGGTTCTGAGGGGTCTCCACTTCTCGCAGGCAGGATGAGAACTGCACGTCCGCTCCCACCATCACATATACActgtacacaccacacacacacacattatacacagcaTTTACCCTGTTCCAGTTACAGAATGTCTAggcactgttatttatttatttatatatgtatttatttattttttttttttacaattggtATACACAGATGTTGAGTGTGAGTGACACAGATGCAGATTTATATTCCCAAACTTTTAAACAGTATTGTTTGAATGGGTTCCGGCTGGTGTTTCATATAGTACAGATCTGTTTCCTCAAATTATAACCCCCAAATAAATCCCAGCCTGAAGATATATTACATAACAATGTTGGTTCAAATATGTATTTACAGTGAGTACTTCAGATATTGCATAATGCTGCACTACATTTTTTGTTAACAGATTTTCCCATTTTTAACTGCAAGTCAGAGTCAGCGTCTGgtagttttaatatatagttaaGATTTATGACAAAACCGATACATAAACGTTCGTAAAATGTATAACATGTATGCAAATAAAAAGTGCAGCAAGCAACATAATAATCATTTGAAATATAGGTTAAATTAAACATGTTTGGTAATCTGTTGAATTCAGAGATATTATCACATatgctttttttaaagtgttttttttatgttactgaTGCACTTTTTTAATTTCCTcctgttttattaaacattttgcaTTTTGAGACGGTTTGTAGAGCTTTAGGTGTAGCTacatatagaaaaaaagaaagctcACCCCTCCTTCAAGTTGTTGATGGGCAGGGGTACGCGGCCGCCCCGGTCCAGTGCTGAAGTGATGTTGATGGCATTGAGCCTCTCAGGCTGCCATACATTCTTCACAGCGCCCAGGAAATCTCCCAGCACCTCACTGGCTAACATCTCCTCCACATTCATGTTTTTGATGTAGAACTCTGCCTGGTAGGGCAGGGGGAACTCTGAGAtggagacaggcagacagacagagagtctATTAAACAGGGTGGTGGGTTATCTTGATGGCTTGGTAACCCAGACTGAGTTTGTGATATGAAGGGAAGTGAAGGTTTAAGAGTCAGCTGGTTGAGCAGCATGTGTGTTACGTTAAAGAGTGGGCAGATGGCTGCTGTTCAGCCAAAAACCCGACACATACTATACACTCAAAGCTTTAAGTCATGCTGTGTGTAATAAAAAGCAATTAAACAAATGGACACTATTTAATTTTAGatcaaaaaaggaaaacaaattgTTTATTTTGATAAGGTTATTTGTAATATGCTGAATATTACACACTATTAATACAGAAAACACTATATAGAAAACATACAAACACTTgtcagccataatattaacacCATCCATTATATGAGCCCCCCAGATTATATAGGAGGACTGTAGTTTTTTAATGcacaggaccccacaggaccatcacagaacagctattatttgAATATTATTTGGTTCTAGCTATTGCATCTTGTAGATGCAAAGTCAGAGACCGAAGCTCagctgttgctgcacagtttgtgtagaatactgttggctggatatttctggttggatGACTATTCTCAGTCagtgatactgaggtgtttaaaaactccagcagcactgctgtatctgatctactcgtaccagaacaacacaccccaacacaccaccatgtcagtgtcattGCAGTGCTGAGAGTAACCCACTAattaaataatagctgctcttgtggggtcctgaccagaGTAAAAGGAGTGAAACAGATTGACTAGTCTGTATCTATAGAAGTgcaagtgctcctatatgctcagcGAAGCTAAAAAATGAACACTGTATGCACAAACAAGGAggattaatgttatggctgatcagtcaACCCAGTTTCGCCCAGCATCTTACCTTCTGTGCCCATAATGTTTATGACCAAGTTGTGCCTGGCAGTTTCGAAGGTGCGTCGGTTATAGGCAGTAATCTGTAACGCACAAACATGGAAAGTTTAAGTCCGGCTCAGAGCAGCTTATTCATGTGGAACAATGTagtacatttatacacacacaggaaTGGTGGGTTATAATCTCTGTTTCAACCTTAAgcctacaaaaataaaaaacatatacttaAAAAGTGCAAATCTAGTAAAAATCTGCATACTATTATGTTTAATtacatttagattttataaatgtttacaggCTCTGTCTACGTTGATGCCAAAATATAAAGGCTGTTTTTCTTACTGCAAAATAAAACTGTACACATAATATTTTCTCAGCAAATTAAAATCAAACataatattttaatgatatttataaTAGGACAGTTTCTCAGCTTGTTTCTTtcaattgtaaataaataaataaattgtaaacaATTTACAATCAGTAACTACCTAAGAATAAGAATCATACCTTTCACTTTTTAGATGAATTCATATTTGTTATTAAATATTATCTATTGGAATCCATTAAGAAATCTAGAACTGCACAACATATAAACCTTCAAAATCTCAATATGTGCATACACATTAGTTACATTAAACATACATGTCATACTACAACTTGTAAATAAAGGAAAATTGCACTCACATTTTTCATATATagatatcttatatatatatatagatgtggcagattatataatttaatttacatttaatttaaaatgtctgTATTATACTGCAGAAAAAATACATATCACAATATCAGTTTTTCCCCCCAATATCGTGCATAATAATATGGACCACTATTATTACTGGTTTCCTTAATGCAGCAACACTCAAAATCATTCACTCACACACCTCAATAATGGTGGGCTTGCCCACATGTTCTGCAGTGGGGGATCCATATAGGACTCCATCACTGTGTGGAGTTCTCTGGATGTAGCGCAGCCATCCCGGCCTGTCTGGATAGCCTTTCAGGTTGGTATTGAAAGTGATGGGGTCATTGCTGGTGTCTCCTGTATTCCATTTTcataaaataaagcaataaataatTAACTTATGGTTTCAAATCATTGTTAATGCTTTGCATTTTAAACTGACTGTCCAAACAGTATATAACAAGTATAATAAAATACAGAACTGTGTTAAGGTAATATGTATTATTCATGTGGAAATTATGTGAATTATGAATAAAGTAAAACAGCATTTGTGTTTTACGCTGTAGGCTATTTCTATGTTTTACTTGCATGACAGCAAATGTTCTTCTTCAAGAACCACCCCAGCACTCTATAAGATTAAGGTCACTAAGATGAATAAGACCTCAgcataaagctctgaaaaataaaCAGAACATTAGCAGAGTACAGATTAACATACAATACCTGGCTTTGGATAAGGAGGAAATTCTCCTTTAAAGTATTCTCTCTCCAGCACATGGACGAACAGCACTCCAGCTGAAGGGTAGACGTTCCGGTCTGCGTGTGACCGGGACAGGATGGTGACCACTGGAGCATAGGGGGGGAAGGAGAAAGAAGCAATTAGCTGTGATTCTGTGGGAGTTATAAACTGTCCAGGGGCCAGATTCACAATAGCTTTCCAAAGATATAAGATTATGCTTTATTTTTAGATACAAACTAAAAAGCTTGGTAAGAATGTTCATAATGCAATTCTCAAAAGAATACTTAAATTAAAGTCTACTTATTTTCTAAAGATATTTTGTTTTTCCTACAGCTTTAACAACAAAAGCATGTGTTAGATTCAAGGACCTTAAAATGTCAGTGGaggaaaaaacagaaagacacaagAAATGTGAGCAGAACATATTGTCCAAACAGTACTTTAAGAATAGTCTCAAATAATCTCAACTTTTAATCCTGTTAAATTAGACATTAATTATTGTAATCTAAATATCTCTATAAACTGATTTTGTAAAACACTGGCCTTCTGATTTTATTAGTCTACAGGCTCATTTATCCTCAGCTATAAATATAGATACGATTCTATCCGTACTCTGCACTCCTTTTGTTCATGTACGTGCATGTTCTCTGAACGCATATGGATACGGACTGAAAGGAGTAATACCACTGTGAATCGTGATTGCAGTGACATCTGTTAATAGCCACTGGCATATGGTCAGGACAAGGACAATTGGCAGAAAAGAAAATTAAGgtggtacttttttattttacactgttttcaaAAATGCATTCATTGTTTTTATGTTGGTTGTCAGCACTTTTGGCTTTATTCTGTCCTCTATGTCCTTCATAACTTCTATTACTGCTTAATGTAAAGGATACATAGAAGTATGCAGGCACTGATGGTTTGAATGTATCTTTGAAAAATGTCTTTTTCTGTCACAGATTTTTGAAGAATAACAATTTATCTTTATCTAACTCATTTCTAAACACACTGATCACATGTCTATTATTCAATTACTAGTCCAAATGCAGAaaccaatttaaaaaaataatgtataatttctgtaAGTAATAGAGTTAAGATCTGAAGTATGGGCCTATGCTGTGAGGTGTAAGAGGTTAAGACACTTTTGTGAATCTGGCCCCAGAACCTGTATATATGGGGCATAAGACAAAATATTCACACAGTaaaaacaagaaagaagaaaGGTTTCCTGTTTCCAGTCTTCAGACAGTCTGTTCTACAAAAACAGGCTTTTCCCTCGCCCCTCTTTCTGCCATCCTCTTCTCATCAAACTCCTGATGTGTGATGAGCACATAACGGCACTGACTGACTGCTATTACATGGTCCAGATGGGAACTAATGGTGTGTCTCCAATCTGTACAATCTCTACAACTGCAATGATTCACTTAGAAAATAGTGAATTTTAACTGTTGCAACTGTTTCTCTATCAATATCATtacatcataaaaagaaaaactggAATCACTTATTAATTCACTCAATTCTCGATCATCTCACAACAGTTGTTCcactgtgaagaaaaaaaatcataaaaaactaTATGTGAGCTCGTGACAGTCATATCTCTGGCACTGTGCCTGCTGGACTGTAGGACTGAGCCACAATCTCTCAACACATTCCAGCTCTACTGTGCTTTACAGACTCACACCAAAGCACCTCCCAAAGCCAGCAGTGAAAGCGGTAGTTAACTCCATTCATTCTGGTAAACATACATACGTCTACCATTCCCTCAAGAACAATTTCTGCACTTGAAATGGTTTACTTCAGTCTGCCAGTGGAGGCGTTGTGCGCCACTCCTGTTTGCAGCCTCTCCCTCTTCTCTGCTTTCCCTCTGCTTTGTTCTTCTCTCTcctttgctttctctttcttctccagtCCATGGGTGGGTGCTCATTTTATTCACCACAGGGAAGATTGTGAACTGAGAAGAACACTGCAGCACAGGGCCTCCAGTCCAGACACAAAACGCTTCAGAGCACACAGCACTCAGTCAGAACCACCCACCACAGAAGAGCAGTTTTTGGGACAGCTATTCATAAACCCTACAGTACACTCATCATTCTGAAGGGTGTTAAAATAGTTAGGTGTGAGAGAAACCACACATCCACAGTCCACACTCTTGAGTTAAAACAACACAGGTATAAGTATAAGAGCAGGGGAGTTATAAAAACACATATTCAGGTTTGTTACAGTTTGAGATTAAGTTTtgaaattttttacattttatgtatcATCAATGATGTGTCTGACTTTTCAAAAAAAAGTATTACGCAAAaatatgtttcattttatttttttgctttgggTCCCTCCTACAATTAAGGAATGTATTTCACTTTTATGGTTTTAATATGGTTCTCATCATTTAGCATGTCAGGGAAACCAAAGATACAAACGCAGCATAAACATACTTGAATTCATGATTTAAAAACATCAAGTGCAATTTTTTTTCTActctattaaacaaaatataatattgAAAATCTTTCTGATCACTAAAAGTCAGTAGGGTTGGAATCAAGCGGCTTTTCAccaattataaacatttatttttggaaACATTCCCATTTTACCTTTAAAAATCAGCTTTAAAATTACTGTAATTCTCTACTGAATGGCCCGGTATGCTTTGGTGAACTTGGTGAAGTGGGCAAGAGAATGCTATCAACAGCTGTGTAATGCTGTGTAACCCAGGTCACATTTGTGCAAAATCTGGTAATATTACTCTTCATATACCACCTCCGTCCACATGATTTATTCATTCTCAGTAATGGgtttgtatctctcagcttgtccagaaaaccCAGTTCTTTTGAGCTGGAATAAAGAGCAAATTACAGTTTCCGAATGTAGGGGGAACCCATGATAAAGAAATGCCAAAGATTTGTTACCGAAATTAAGTGTAATGTTTTaagcattttcattttgtttctagAAATCAGCCAATTGCTGCTTGACTCAGAGCCAAGACAGTGCTGTTGCAATTTGCAATAATTTAGACAGAACTGTCCCTATTTGCAAGACTTATGGTAAAAACTGTGGTAAAACCCTGTAAAATAATAGCACtaacaaaacataaaaactaaaatactgcAAAAAGCATTTCCATAGCATATCACCATGATCCTAACCTTTAATATTTCTCCTTTCTAAATCTACAGTATTCAACAAGTCAATGGCCATTAAAATTACCAGTTCAACCCACAAATTAGCAATACTCTTGCTAAAGACATAGAGATATggtccagaaaaaaaacatacttgtcTTCCCACTACACCAGATACCATCTAACAGCCTGAAAGATGCTGTTAAAAACATCAGATGATACTCGCAATTACTGCTTTATGTTGAAAGGAAAAAGCCTCTTAAGACACACCATTAAGGCTGAAAGAAACACACATCACACATACATGTACCATACTCACAAGACAGATGAATAGCTGAATCATAAATGGTATAACTAATGGCTTAGAGTAAGGTCATGAATTGATTCTCTGggcttgatgtgtgtgtgtgtgtgtgtgtgtgtgtttgtgtgtgtgtgaagaggttTCAGATGCACACTGGGAATTGGTGGGCAGTCCCTTGTTTGCCATATTCATTCCTTCAAGTGTGAAAGAGTACCCCAAGCACAGAGCAGTAGCTACTGCGCCATGCCACAGGGGCTGTAAAACAATCAGATGATCCGATAAGTACC
Proteins encoded in this window:
- the sgce gene encoding epsilon-sarcoglycan isoform X3 produces the protein MDSLGVLVWLLLVVTILSRSHADRNVYPSAGVLFVHVLEREYFKGEFPPYPKPGDTSNDPITFNTNLKGYPDRPGWLRYIQRTPHSDGVLYGSPTAEHVGKPTIIEITAYNRRTFETARHNLVINIMGTEEFPLPYQAEFYIKNMNVEEMLASEVLGDFLGAVKNVWQPERLNAINITSALDRGGRVPLPINNLKEGVYVMVGADVQFSSCLREVETPQNQLRCSQEMEPVISCDKKFRAQFHIDWCKISLVDITKVIPVHNSRPDPGTGVLPDIGEYNPPSESLKSRDYFADFLVTLAVPSAVALVLFIILGYSMCCRREGVEKRNMQTSDIQLVHHSSIQKSTKELRSMSKNREISWPLSTLPVFNPVSGEVVPPIHSDNYETTSMPLMQTQTNLQNQIQIPQQQPSGGNYCMSTFRRLEVNGIPEERKVAEALNL
- the sgce gene encoding epsilon-sarcoglycan isoform X1 — protein: MDSLGVLVWLLLGCGHIQAVGDSTHRSVSHRSVVTILSRSHADRNVYPSAGVLFVHVLEREYFKGEFPPYPKPGDTSNDPITFNTNLKGYPDRPGWLRYIQRTPHSDGVLYGSPTAEHVGKPTIIEITAYNRRTFETARHNLVINIMGTEEFPLPYQAEFYIKNMNVEEMLASEVLGDFLGAVKNVWQPERLNAINITSALDRGGRVPLPINNLKEGVYVMVGADVQFSSCLREVETPQNQLRCSQEMEPVISCDKKFRAQFHIDWCKISLVDITKVIPVHNSRPDPGTGVLPDIGEYNPPSESLKSRDYFADFLVTLAVPSAVALVLFIILGYSMCCRREGVEKRNMQTSDIQLVHHSSIQKSTKELRSMSKNREISWPLSTLPVFNPVSGEVVPPIHSDNYETTSMPLMQTQTNLQNQIQIPQQQPSGGNYCMSTFRRLEVNGIPEERKVAEALNL
- the sgce gene encoding epsilon-sarcoglycan isoform X4, with product MDSLGVLVWLLLGCGHIQAVGDSTHRSVSHRSVVTILSRSHADRNVYPSAGVLFVHVLEREYFKGEFPPYPKPGDTSNDPITFNTNLKGYPDRPGWLRYIQRTPHSDGVLYGSPTAEHVGKPTIIEITAYNRRTFETARHNLVINIMGTEEFPLPYQAEFYIKNMNVEEMLASEVLGDFLGAVKNVWQPERLNAINITSALDRGGRVPLPINNLKEGVYVMVGADVQFSSCLREVETPQNQLRCSQEMEPVISCDKKFRAQFHIDWCKISLVDITKVIPVHNSRPDPGTGVLPDIGEYNPPSESLKSRDYFADFLVTLAVPSAVALVLFIILGYSMCCRREGVEKRNMQTSDIQLVHHSSIQKSTKELRSMSKNREISWPLSTLPVFNPVSGEVVPPIHSDNYETTSMPLMQTQTNLQNQIQIPQQQPSGKWYS
- the sgce gene encoding epsilon-sarcoglycan isoform X5, which gives rise to MDSLGVLVWLLLVVTILSRSHADRNVYPSAGVLFVHVLEREYFKGEFPPYPKPGDTSNDPITFNTNLKGYPDRPGWLRYIQRTPHSDGVLYGSPTAEHVGKPTIIEITAYNRRTFETARHNLVINIMGTEEFPLPYQAEFYIKNMNVEEMLASEVLGDFLGAVKNVWQPERLNAINITSALDRGGRVPLPINNLKEGVYVMVGADVQFSSCLREVETPQNQLRCSQEMEPVISCDKKFRAQFHIDWCKISLVDITKVIPVHNSRPDPGTGVLPDIGEYNPPSESLKSRDYFADFLVTLAVPSAVALVLFIILGYSMCCRREGVIQLVHHSSIQKSTKELRSMSKNREISWPLSTLPVFNPVSGEVVPPIHSDNYETTSMPLMQTQTNLQNQIQIPQQQPSGGNYCMSTFRRLEVNGIPEERKVAEALNL
- the sgce gene encoding epsilon-sarcoglycan isoform X2, yielding MDSLGVLVWLLLGCGHIQAVGDSTHRSVSHRSVVTILSRSHADRNVYPSAGVLFVHVLEREYFKGEFPPYPKPGDTSNDPITFNTNLKGYPDRPGWLRYIQRTPHSDGVLYGSPTAEHVGKPTIIEITAYNRRTFETARHNLVINIMGTEEFPLPYQAEFYIKNMNVEEMLASEVLGDFLGAVKNVWQPERLNAINITSALDRGGRVPLPINNLKEGVYVMVGADVQFSSCLREVETPQNQLRCSQEMEPVISCDKKFRAQFHIDWCKISLVDITKVIPVHNSRPDPGTGVLPDIGEYNPPSESLKSRDYFADFLVTLAVPSAVALVLFIILGYSMCCRREGVIQLVHHSSIQKSTKELRSMSKNREISWPLSTLPVFNPVSGEVVPPIHSDNYETTSMPLMQTQTNLQNQIQIPQQQPSGGNYCMSTFRRLEVNGIPEERKVAEALNL